The following are encoded in a window of Candidatus Zixiibacteriota bacterium genomic DNA:
- a CDS encoding deoxyhypusine synthase produces MKKHDKVEAIEVRKGRKISALMEAMAKTGFQGKSLATSVEVFEKMITDPKTTILFGYAGSLSTTGQWKIINWFLKNHFIDILVPTGANISEDIVEAMGYAYLQGSATADNEMLFSEGYNRYYDIYGSEKDYLEMTELIAEFILSLDSDQKYSSRQFLAQFGKWLKKRKIRSIVTVAAENDIPIFCPAIIDSPYGDAALIAKSKGFDLTLDGIKDYIEFMQLAERVKDTGVVYIGGGVPKDFIQLFAVTGDLLYEDRKIPKRKAQTRKLTDETYYPHKYAVQITTDSPQWGGLSGCTFDEAVSWGKEDPRGKYVQCYCEATIALPIIAHALAERVTTKREGRQLAKFFKD; encoded by the coding sequence GTTCGGAAAGGGCGTAAAATCTCCGCACTGATGGAGGCGATGGCTAAAACCGGATTCCAGGGCAAAAGCCTGGCAACCTCAGTCGAAGTCTTCGAAAAAATGATCACCGATCCGAAGACCACGATCCTGTTCGGCTACGCCGGCTCGCTTTCGACTACCGGACAATGGAAGATCATCAACTGGTTTCTGAAGAACCATTTTATCGATATACTCGTGCCGACCGGAGCAAATATTTCTGAGGATATAGTCGAAGCGATGGGTTACGCCTACCTGCAGGGAAGCGCCACTGCCGACAATGAGATGCTCTTCAGCGAGGGTTACAACCGCTATTACGATATCTACGGCTCAGAAAAAGACTACCTGGAGATGACCGAGCTTATCGCCGAATTCATCCTTTCCCTGGATTCCGATCAAAAGTATTCCTCCCGTCAGTTTCTGGCGCAATTCGGAAAATGGCTTAAAAAACGCAAAATTCGTTCGATCGTGACAGTCGCCGCAGAAAACGATATACCAATCTTCTGTCCGGCGATAATCGATTCCCCATACGGCGATGCCGCCCTGATCGCCAAGAGCAAAGGTTTTGACCTCACTCTCGACGGCATCAAGGACTATATCGAATTCATGCAACTGGCCGAACGGGTCAAGGATACCGGTGTGGTCTATATCGGTGGCGGTGTGCCCAAGGATTTCATCCAGCTCTTCGCGGTCACCGGCGATTTATTATACGAGGATCGCAAGATCCCCAAACGCAAGGCGCAGACCCGCAAGCTGACCGATGAAACCTATTACCCGCACAAGTACGCGGTCCAGATCACAACCGATTCACCGCAATGGGGCGGGTTGTCGGGCTGTACTTTCGATGAGGCGGTATCATGGGGCAAAGAAGACCCAAGGGGCAAATATGTCCAGTGCTACTGCGAGGCGACTATCGCCCTGCCGATTATCGCTCATGCCTTAGCAGAGAGAGTCACAACCAAACGTGAGGGCCGACAACTGGCGAAGTTCTTCAAGGATTGA